The proteins below come from a single Cricetulus griseus strain 17A/GY chromosome 6, alternate assembly CriGri-PICRH-1.0, whole genome shotgun sequence genomic window:
- the Ube2c gene encoding ubiquitin-conjugating enzyme E2 C encodes MASQNRDPAAASVAAVRKGAEPSGGAARGPVGKRLQQELMTLMMSGDKGISAFPESDNLFKWVGTIHGAAGTVYEDLRYKLSLEFPSGYPYNAPTVKFLTPCYHPNVDTQGNICLDILKDKWSALYDVRTILLSIQSLLGEPNIESPLNTHAAELWKNPTAFKKYLQETYSKQVCSQEDP; translated from the exons ATGGCCTCGCAAAACCGCGACCCAGCCGCCGCCAGCGTCGCAGCCGTTCGCAAGGGAGCCGAGCCCAGCGGGGGCGCAGCCCGGGGCCCTGTGGGCAAGAG GCTACAGCAAGAGCTGATGACCCTCATG ATGTCTGGTGACAAAGGGATTTCCGCCTTCCCTGAATCAGACAACCTGTTCAAATGGGTGGGGACCATCCATGGAGCAGCCGGCACA GTATATGAAGACCTGAGGTATAAACTCTCACTAGAGTTCCCCAGTGGCTACCCTTACAACGCACCCACCGTCAAGTTCCTCACACCCTGCTACCACCCCAACGTGGACACCCAGGGCAACATCTGCCTGGACATCCTCAAGGATAAGTGGTCCGCACTGTATGATGTCAGGACCATCCTGCtgtccatccagagtctgctAGGAG AACCCAACATCGAGAGCCCTTTGAACACACATGCTGCTGAGCTCTGGAAAAACCCCACAG CATTTAAGAAGTACCTGCAGGAAACCTATTCAAAGCAGGTCTGCAGTCAAGAAGACCCTTGA
- the Tnnc2 gene encoding troponin C, skeletal muscle translates to MIAEFKAAFDMFDADGGGDISVKELGTVMRMLGQTPTKEELDAIIEEVDEDGSGTIDFEEFLVMMVRQMKEDAKGKSEEELAECFRIFDRNADGYIDAEELAEIFRASGEHVTDEEIESLMKDGDKNNDGRIDFDEFLKMMEGVQ, encoded by the exons ATGATCGCTG AGTTCAAGGCTGCCTTTGACATGTTTGATGCTGATGGTGGTGGGGACATCAGCGTTAAAGAGCTGGGCACCGTGATGAGGATGCTAGGGCAGACACCCACCAAAGAGGAACTGGATGCCATCATTGAGGAGGTGGACGAGGATG GCAGCGGCACCATCGACTTTGAGGAGTTCTTGGTCATGATGGTGCGCCAGATGAAAGAGGATGCGAAGGGGAAGAGCGAAGAGGAGCTGGCAGAGTGTTTCCGCATCTTTGACAG GAACGCAGACGGCTACATTGATGCTGAGGAGCTGGCTGAGATTTTCCGGGCTTCTGGGGAGCACGTGACAGATGAGGAAATCGAATCCCTGATGAAGGACGGAGATAAGAACAACGATGGCCGCATTGACTTCGATG AGTTCCTGAAGATGATGGAGGGCGTCCAGTAA